A region of Haliotis asinina isolate JCU_RB_2024 chromosome 9, JCU_Hal_asi_v2, whole genome shotgun sequence DNA encodes the following proteins:
- the LOC137296788 gene encoding high mobility group protein HMGI-C-like has product MADVAETQGEQGEEEPPKKKRGRPRKPKPPEPEEPKLKRPRGRPKGSKNKTPAKSLLRMNIPKRPRGRPRKYREEEEAKTSPPQPEKPSPSDEASSH; this is encoded by the exons ATGGCGGACGTGGCCGAGACGCAGGGGGAGCAGGGGGAAGAGGAGCCCCCCAAGAAAAAGAGGGGCAGGCCCCGAAAGCCTAAACCCCCAGAG cCAGAAGAACCAAAGCTAAAACGGCCTCGCGGTAGGCCTAAGGGAAGCAAAAATAAAACCCCAGCGAAATCGTTACTG AGAATGAATATACCAAAGAGACCGCGCGGACGACCAAGGAAATAT AGGGAAGAGGAGGAGGCGAAGACGTCACCACCGCAGCCCGAGAAGCCATCGCCATCAGATGAGGCAAGTTCTCATTGA